In a single window of the Rhizobiaceae bacterium genome:
- the rpoC gene encoding DNA-directed RNA polymerase subunit beta' — MNQEVMNLFNPQAPAQVFDSIRISLASPDKILSWSFGEIKKPETINYRTFKPERDGLFCARIFGPIKDYECLCGKYKRMKYKGVICEKCGVEVTLSRVRRERMGHIELAAPVAHIWFLKSLPSRIGTLLDMTLKDIERVLYFENYIVTEPGLTALKENQLLSEEEYMLAVDEYGEDSFTAMIGAEAIHDLLAGMELEKIAGDLRSELASTTSELKQKKLLKRLKVVENFMESGNRPEWMIMKVIPVIPPDLRPLVPLDGGRFATSDLNDLYRRVINRNNRLKRLIELRAPGIIIRNEKRMLQEAVDALFDNGRRGRVITGANKRPLKSLSDMLKGKQGRFRQNLLGKRVDYSGRSVIVTGPELKLHQCGLPKKMALELFKPFIYARLDAKGYSSTVKQAKKLVEKEKPEVWDILDEVIREHPVLLNRAPTLHRLGIQAFEPTLIEGKAIQLHPLVCTAFNADFDGDQMAVHVPLSLEAQLEARVLMMSTNNILHPASGAPIIVPSQDMVLGLYYLSIVNENEPGQGMAFADMGELQHALETKAVTLHAKIKGRFKTVDADGNLVSKIYDTTPGRMIIGELLPKNHNVPFETANQEMTKKNISRMIDTVYRHCGQKETVIFCDRIMALGFAHACRAGISFGKDDMVIPVAKEKLVADTEALTKEYEQQYNDGLITQGEKYNKVVDAWAKCSEKVAEEMMGRIKAVEFDDTGRQKPMNSIYMMSHSGARGSPTQMRQLAGMRGLMAKPSGEIIETPIISNFKEGLTVLEYFNSTHGARKGLADTALKTANSGYLTRRLVDVAQDCIVNAVDCGTDKGLTMTPIVDAGQVVASLGQRILGRTSLEDINHPVSGETLVKGGKLLDERDVDIIEKSGIQSVRIRSALTCEVRVGVCAVCYGRDLARGTPVNIGEAVGVIAAQSIGEPGTQLTMRTFHMGGTAQVVDQSFLEASYEGVVKLRNRNVVRNSDGQLVAMGRNMAVLILDEAGKERAAHRVTYGSRIYVDDGDKVKRGQRVAEWDPYTRPILTEIEGHVGFEDLVDGISVQETADESTGITKREVIDWRSTPRGTDLKPALTVLDSKGKVGKLAKGGDARFLLSVEAILSVDPGAHVKPGDVLARIPMESAKTKDITGGLPRVAELFEARRPKDHAIIAEIDGTIRFGRDYKNKRRIIIEPHDSTLEPVEYLIPKGKPFHLQDGDAIEKGDYILDGNPAPHDILAIKGVEALASYLVNEIQEVYRLQGVIINDKHIEVIVRQMLQKVEITDQGDSTYIAGDHVDTIELEEVNERLIEEGKKPASGQPVLLGITKASLQTPSFISAASFQETTRVLTEAAVAGKTDMLQGLKENVIVGRLIPAGTGGTMSQIRRIATHRDELILDERRKASGVEIAEPMLTDMTNAAE; from the coding sequence ATGAACCAAGAGGTCATGAATCTCTTCAATCCGCAGGCCCCGGCCCAGGTGTTCGATTCGATCCGGATATCGCTGGCCAGCCCGGACAAGATTCTGTCCTGGTCGTTCGGCGAGATCAAGAAGCCGGAGACCATCAACTACCGCACGTTCAAGCCCGAACGTGACGGACTGTTCTGTGCGCGCATTTTCGGACCGATCAAGGATTACGAGTGCCTGTGCGGCAAGTACAAGCGCATGAAGTACAAGGGCGTCATCTGCGAAAAATGCGGCGTCGAGGTCACGCTGTCCCGCGTTCGCCGCGAGCGCATGGGCCATATCGAACTGGCCGCGCCGGTTGCCCATATCTGGTTCCTCAAGTCGCTGCCCTCGCGCATCGGCACTTTGCTCGACATGACGCTCAAGGACATCGAGCGCGTTCTCTATTTCGAGAACTACATCGTGACCGAGCCCGGCCTGACTGCGCTCAAGGAAAACCAGCTTCTGTCGGAAGAGGAATACATGCTCGCGGTTGACGAGTATGGCGAGGATTCCTTCACTGCCATGATTGGTGCCGAAGCCATCCACGATCTGCTGGCCGGCATGGAGCTTGAGAAGATCGCAGGCGACCTGCGCTCCGAGCTTGCCTCGACGACATCGGAACTGAAGCAGAAGAAGCTGCTCAAGCGCCTCAAGGTGGTTGAGAATTTCATGGAGTCCGGCAACCGTCCCGAATGGATGATCATGAAGGTCATCCCGGTGATCCCGCCGGACCTGCGCCCGCTCGTCCCGCTGGACGGCGGCCGTTTCGCGACGTCGGACCTCAACGATCTTTACCGCCGCGTCATCAATCGAAACAACCGCCTCAAGCGGCTGATCGAGTTGCGCGCGCCGGGCATCATCATCCGCAATGAAAAGCGCATGCTGCAGGAGGCTGTGGACGCGCTGTTCGATAATGGCCGTCGCGGCCGCGTCATCACGGGCGCCAACAAGCGGCCGTTGAAGTCGCTCTCCGACATGCTCAAGGGCAAGCAGGGCCGGTTCCGTCAGAACCTGCTCGGCAAGCGCGTCGACTATTCGGGCCGCTCGGTCATCGTGACCGGCCCCGAACTCAAGCTGCACCAGTGCGGCCTGCCGAAGAAGATGGCGCTCGAACTGTTCAAGCCCTTCATCTATGCCCGCCTTGACGCCAAGGGCTATTCCTCGACCGTCAAGCAGGCGAAGAAGCTGGTCGAGAAGGAAAAGCCGGAAGTCTGGGATATTCTCGACGAGGTGATCCGCGAGCATCCGGTTCTGCTGAACCGCGCGCCGACGCTTCACCGCCTCGGCATTCAGGCGTTCGAGCCCACCCTGATCGAAGGCAAGGCGATCCAGCTTCATCCTCTGGTCTGCACGGCGTTCAACGCCGACTTCGACGGCGATCAGATGGCTGTCCACGTTCCGCTGTCGCTTGAAGCGCAGCTGGAAGCCCGCGTGCTGATGATGTCCACCAACAACATCCTGCATCCGGCTTCGGGCGCGCCGATCATCGTGCCGTCACAGGACATGGTTCTCGGTCTGTACTATCTCTCGATCGTCAACGAGAACGAGCCGGGGCAGGGCATGGCTTTCGCCGACATGGGCGAGCTTCAGCACGCGCTGGAAACGAAAGCCGTCACCCTGCACGCCAAGATCAAGGGGCGCTTCAAGACCGTGGATGCGGACGGAAATCTCGTGTCGAAAATCTACGACACGACGCCGGGCCGCATGATCATCGGCGAGCTCTTGCCGAAGAACCACAATGTGCCGTTCGAGACCGCCAATCAGGAGATGACCAAGAAGAACATCTCCCGCATGATCGATACGGTGTATCGTCACTGCGGCCAGAAGGAGACGGTCATTTTCTGCGACCGCATCATGGCTCTGGGCTTCGCGCATGCCTGCCGCGCCGGCATTTCCTTCGGCAAGGACGACATGGTCATCCCCGTCGCCAAGGAGAAGCTCGTCGCGGACACCGAGGCGCTGACCAAGGAATATGAGCAGCAGTACAATGACGGCCTGATCACGCAGGGCGAAAAGTACAACAAGGTTGTCGACGCCTGGGCGAAGTGCTCGGAAAAAGTCGCCGAGGAGATGATGGGCCGCATCAAGGCGGTCGAGTTCGACGACACCGGCCGTCAGAAGCCGATGAACTCGATCTACATGATGAGCCATTCGGGTGCGCGCGGTTCGCCGACGCAGATGCGTCAGCTTGCCGGCATGCGCGGCCTCATGGCCAAGCCGTCGGGCGAGATCATCGAAACGCCGATCATCTCGAACTTCAAGGAAGGCCTGACCGTGCTCGAGTATTTCAACTCGACCCACGGCGCCCGCAAGGGTCTGGCCGACACCGCGCTGAAAACCGCGAACTCGGGCTACCTGACCCGCCGTCTCGTCGACGTGGCCCAGGATTGCATCGTGAACGCGGTGGACTGCGGCACCGACAAGGGCCTCACCATGACCCCCATCGTCGATGCGGGTCAGGTTGTGGCGTCGCTCGGCCAGCGCATCCTTGGCCGCACCTCGCTCGAGGACATCAACCACCCGGTCAGCGGCGAAACGCTGGTCAAGGGCGGGAAGCTGCTCGACGAGCGCGACGTGGACATCATCGAGAAGTCCGGCATCCAGTCGGTGCGCATCCGTTCGGCGCTCACCTGCGAAGTGCGGGTCGGTGTCTGCGCGGTTTGCTATGGCCGCGACCTCGCGCGGGGCACGCCGGTCAATATCGGTGAGGCTGTCGGCGTCATCGCCGCGCAGTCCATCGGCGAGCCGGGTACCCAGCTCACCATGCGCACGTTCCACATGGGTGGCACGGCGCAGGTGGTCGATCAGTCGTTCCTCGAAGCCTCGTATGAAGGTGTCGTCAAGCTGCGCAACCGCAATGTGGTTCGCAACTCCGATGGCCAGCTTGTCGCGATGGGCCGCAACATGGCGGTTCTTATTCTCGACGAGGCAGGCAAGGAGCGCGCGGCGCATCGCGTCACCTATGGTTCGCGCATCTATGTGGACGACGGCGACAAGGTGAAGCGCGGCCAGCGCGTTGCCGAATGGGACCCGTACACCCGCCCGATCCTCACGGAAATCGAGGGTCATGTCGGGTTCGAGGACCTCGTGGACGGCATCTCGGTGCAGGAAACGGCGGACGAGTCGACCGGCATCACCAAGCGTGAAGTCATCGACTGGCGTTCGACGCCTCGTGGTACGGACCTGAAACCCGCGCTGACGGTGCTCGATTCCAAGGGCAAGGTCGGCAAGCTTGCCAAGGGTGGTGACGCGCGCTTCCTGCTTTCGGTCGAAGCGATCCTTTCGGTCGATCCGGGTGCGCATGTGAAGCCCGGTGACGTTCTGGCGCGTATCCCGATGGAAAGCGCCAAGACGAAGGACATCACCGGCGGTCTGCCGCGCGTTGCCGAACTGTTCGAGGCTCGTCGTCCGAAGGATCACGCCATCATCGCCGAGATCGATGGCACGATCCGCTTCGGGCGCGACTACAAAAACAAGCGCCGCATCATCATCGAGCCGCATGACTCGACGCTGGAGCCGGTGGAATATCTCATTCCGAAGGGCAAGCCGTTCCATCTCCAGGACGGCGACGCCATCGAGAAGGGTGATTACATCCTCGACGGCAACCCGGCGCCGCACGACATTCTGGCGATCAAGGGCGTGGAAGCGCTCGCTTCCTACCTCGTGAACGAAATCCAGGAAGTCTACCGGTTGCAGGGCGTTATCATCAACGACAAGCACATCGAGGTGATCGTTCGCCAGATGCTGCAGAAGGTTGAGATCACGGATCAGGGCGATTCGACCTATATCGCAGGCGATCACGTCGATACGATCGAACTGGAAGAGGTCAATGAGCGCCTGATCGAGGAAGGCAAGAAGCCGGCGTCCGGGCAGCCCGTGTTGCTCGGCATCACCAAGGCGTCGTTGCAGACACCCTCCTTCATCTCGGCGGCGTCGTTCCAGGAAACCACGCGCGTGCTCACTGAGGCTGCGGTTGCCGGCAAGACCGACATGCTGCAGGGTCTCAAGGAGAACGTCATCGTGGGTCGCCTGATCCCGGCCGGTACGGGCGGCACGATGAGCCAGATCCGCCGCATCGCCACACATCGCGACGAGTTGATCCTCGACGAGCGCCGCAAGGCTTCGGGCGTGGAAATCGCCGAACCGATGCTGACGGATATGACCAACGCTGCCGAATAG
- a CDS encoding PLP-dependent cysteine synthase family protein yields the protein MTHRTTSNAPGCRKWVDDAVARIEADARRSADTHLWKLPLPALAGVDIYLKDESTHPTGSLKHRLARSLFLYGLCNGLIREGTAVVDASSGSTAVSEAYFARMIGAPFYAAMPRSTSREKIAAIEHHGGVCHFVDDGRRLYAEAAELAARLGGHYIDQFTYAERATDWRGNNNIAESIFEQMRSEEHPIPAWIVMSAGTGGTSATIGRYIRYKRHATRLSVADVEHSAFFDGYASGDPGCCCEQSTRIEGIGRPRVEPSFVPGVIDHMLRVPDAVSLAAMRVLSRLLGRRVGGSTGTNFAGVCLMAARMREQEEHGSIVSLICDSGERYVHTYHDDNWLSENGLATAEHEARFETFLAGGAFSFAFDEAVAG from the coding sequence CGAAAATGGGTGGATGACGCTGTTGCGCGGATCGAAGCCGACGCGCGGCGTTCAGCGGATACGCATTTGTGGAAGCTGCCGCTCCCGGCGCTTGCGGGTGTGGACATCTACCTCAAGGACGAATCGACCCACCCGACAGGCAGCCTCAAGCACAGGCTCGCGCGGTCGCTGTTTCTCTATGGACTCTGCAACGGATTGATCAGGGAAGGCACCGCCGTCGTTGATGCGTCATCCGGCTCGACAGCGGTGTCGGAAGCCTATTTCGCACGCATGATCGGCGCGCCCTTTTATGCGGCCATGCCGCGCTCGACCTCAAGGGAGAAGATCGCCGCAATCGAGCATCACGGAGGGGTCTGCCATTTCGTGGACGACGGGCGCAGGCTCTACGCGGAGGCCGCAGAACTCGCCGCGCGGCTCGGCGGCCACTACATCGATCAGTTCACCTATGCCGAGCGCGCAACCGACTGGCGCGGCAACAACAACATCGCCGAATCCATCTTCGAGCAGATGCGTTCGGAGGAGCACCCCATCCCTGCATGGATCGTCATGAGCGCGGGCACGGGCGGAACCAGCGCCACAATCGGACGCTACATTCGCTACAAACGCCACGCCACGCGCCTTTCGGTGGCGGATGTCGAGCACTCCGCCTTCTTCGACGGCTATGCGAGCGGCGATCCGGGCTGTTGCTGTGAACAGTCCACTCGCATCGAGGGGATCGGACGACCCCGCGTGGAGCCATCATTCGTGCCCGGCGTGATCGATCATATGCTACGCGTGCCGGATGCGGTTTCGCTTGCGGCGATGCGGGTCCTTTCGCGGCTGCTCGGGCGGCGCGTCGGCGGCTCGACCGGAACGAATTTCGCAGGGGTCTGCCTGATGGCAGCCCGCATGCGCGAGCAAGAAGAACACGGCTCGATCGTGTCGCTGATCTGCGATTCAGGCGAGCGCTACGTGCACACCTACCATGACGACAACTGGCTGTCGGAAAACGGGCTGGCCACCGCCGAACACGAAGCCCGCTTCGAAACTTTCCTTGCTGGCGGGGCTTTTTCGTTCGCCTTCGATGAGGCTGTGGCGGGCTAA
- a CDS encoding NAD(P)/FAD-dependent oxidoreductase, translating to MEHVDCIVIGAGAVGLASARALARAGRDVIVLEAEQAIGLGISSRSSEVIHAGIYYPTGLTKTGLCVSGKELLYRFCEDYAVPHRRCGKLLVATSDDEIAKLSAIRAQAAANGVTDLRPLAREEAREMEPALNCVAAVLSPSTGIIDSAAYMSALLGDAEAHGAMAALATPVAGGSVEPDGIVIETGGAEPMTLKASFVVNAAGLGAQAIAGSLHGMPPDKIPPLHLAKGNYYALGSRAPFSRLIYPMPEKGGLGVHLTLDLGGQARFGPDVEWLDAIDYHVDPRRADSFYAAIRRYWPGLPDDALQPAYAGIRPKIERPGGPNTDFMIQTSDAHGIPHLVNLFGVESPGLTSSLAIAELVAGRA from the coding sequence ATGGAACATGTGGATTGCATCGTCATCGGGGCAGGGGCGGTCGGACTGGCTTCCGCGCGTGCATTGGCGCGGGCAGGCCGCGACGTCATCGTTCTTGAGGCGGAGCAGGCGATTGGGCTCGGCATCAGTTCGCGCTCCAGCGAGGTGATCCATGCGGGCATCTACTATCCGACCGGGCTGACCAAGACCGGCCTTTGCGTTTCGGGCAAGGAGCTGCTGTACCGCTTCTGCGAGGATTATGCGGTGCCCCATCGCCGCTGCGGCAAACTGCTGGTCGCAACCAGCGACGACGAGATCGCAAAGCTCAGCGCGATCCGCGCGCAGGCGGCGGCGAACGGCGTGACCGACCTGCGTCCGCTTGCTCGCGAAGAGGCGCGCGAGATGGAACCGGCGCTGAACTGCGTCGCAGCCGTGCTTTCACCCTCAACCGGCATCATCGACAGCGCCGCCTATATGAGTGCGCTGCTCGGCGATGCCGAAGCGCATGGTGCGATGGCGGCGCTTGCAACGCCCGTTGCGGGCGGCAGTGTGGAACCCGACGGCATCGTGATAGAGACCGGCGGCGCGGAGCCGATGACGCTCAAGGCCAGCTTTGTGGTCAATGCCGCAGGGCTCGGTGCGCAGGCTATCGCAGGCAGCCTCCACGGCATGCCTCCGGACAAAATACCGCCGCTGCACCTGGCCAAGGGCAACTATTACGCGCTGGGGAGCCGTGCGCCGTTCTCGCGCCTGATCTATCCCATGCCGGAAAAGGGCGGGCTCGGCGTGCATCTGACGCTCGACCTTGGCGGACAGGCGCGTTTCGGCCCCGATGTCGAATGGCTCGATGCGATCGACTATCATGTCGATCCCCGTCGGGCGGACAGCTTTTACGCAGCGATCCGGCGTTATTGGCCGGGCCTGCCGGACGATGCGCTCCAGCCCGCCTATGCAGGAATCCGGCCCAAGATCGAACGTCCCGGCGGACCGAACACGGATTTCATGATCCAGACGTCAGACGCGCACGGCATTCCGCATCTGGTCAATCTGTTCGGCGTGGAATCACCGGGCCTGACCTCCAGCCTGGCCATAGCGGAACTGGTCGCCGGCCGGGCTTAG